One stretch of Hevea brasiliensis isolate MT/VB/25A 57/8 chromosome 12, ASM3005281v1, whole genome shotgun sequence DNA includes these proteins:
- the LOC110633170 gene encoding disease resistance protein RUN1 — protein MALKAMKENSSSSSSSSSSSSQQWKYDVFLSFRGEDTRKNFISHLCKEFRQKGIIIFKDDRELEKGETISQELLKAIESSKISLVIFSKNYASSTWCLDELVKILECKNSGNQIVLPIFYDVNPSEVRKQKGSIENDFEHYQQNDERVQRWRLAMTQVANLSGWNLQDREESEFIQDITKDVLNELERFSHSIAKDFVGMDSRLEKMRLCINIEELNNVKTVGICGMGGIGKTTIASVTYKEMQCQFEGSAFLADVRETSRKYGLFTLQRRLLCATLMERDIDVYDEYNGVYHIKNRLSRKKVLVILDDVDELEQLELLVGKKDENWFGVGSRIIITTRDEHLLIQHEVDQIYRVGELNHHEALQLFCLKAFKKDCPPQDYMELSNKAVSYAGGLPLALNVLGSSLFARSVKEWNSALKRLKKIPNEKILSKLEISFDGLEEIQKKIFLDIACFFKGKMKRYVMKVLESGGLYPDIGIRELIDKSLITISDNRVWMHDLLEEMGQEIVHRECREEPGRRSRLWLYKDVCHILMNDTGTNLIEGVVLDYMFDQGYRYMSSKAFLKMKALRLLILRNLKLSKDIEYLSNELRYLEWRGYPFKSLPQTFQPDQLVELHLSYSRIEQLWKGVRPLKLLKIIDLSYSKNLIKTPDFREIPYLEELILECCTGLLEVHHSIGLLERLVLLNMKNCKSLTALPSSLCNLKSLKVFILSGCSNLEEIPDNIGDMTSVDVFEIAGIGSTSLPLAQPWDCLCPWWPMPKKPTPAMSFELPSLRGFCILRRLNLSHCGLTDAMIPYDLSCFPFLQHLDLSGNDFVSMPESISQLSKLLAVRFSNCKRIRSFPNNLPSGLKHLSMEGCSFLETSLTTSISRNFKLENLHFVDCKKLQSLRDLSSTVLQLSAECLTTQESIPNPFEASTSRTSSFALIKWVRLIEIQGQNRRPLARLMSYMHFLLVHNSLSLGLFSANTLVSLCLASSEVPVWFNNQGSGSSLEVQLPPYWLNYGWGGFCLSGVFRFHHDQPPSVDTCTVVCDLHAYNLPSEQSLFLGRFTMEIAQDLCITSDQLWISFVPPSSITCLDQLEGCNQLKASFFSDQLEVKNCGLRLLYYDDEDVVDILTCGYLYCCV, from the exons ATGGCTCTTAAGGCCATGAAAGaaaactcttcttcttcttcttcttcttcttcttcttcttctcaacAATGGAAATATGATGTTTTTCTTAGCTTTAGGGGTGAAGATACCCGTAAGAATTTTATCAGTCATTTGTGCAAAGAGTTTCGTCAAAAAGGAATCATAATATTCAAGGATGATCGAGAACTTGAGAAAGGGGAAACTATttctcaagaactcctcaaagcaATTGAAAGCTCCAAAATTTCTCTTGTCATCTTTTCAAAAAATTACGCTTCTTCAACATGGTGTTTGGATGAActcgtaaaaattttagaatgcaaGAACTCTGGCAACCAAATAGTTTTGCCCATTTTCTATGATGTGAATCCATCAGAAGTTCGAAAACAGAAGGGGAGTATTGAAAATGACTTTGAACATTATCAGCAGAACGACGAGAGGGTGCAACGGTGGAGACTTGCTATGACTCAAGTGGCCAATCTTTCTGGATGGAATTTACAAGACAG GGAGGAGTCAGAGTTTATTCAGGATATCACTAAAGATGTACTTAACGAATTGGAAAGATTTAGTCATAGCATAGCCAAGGATTTTGTTGGAATGGATTCACGATTAGAGAAAATGAGATTGTGTATCAATATAGAGGAGCTAAATAATGTCAAAACGGTAGGTATTTGTGGGATGGGTGGCATTGGAAAAACAACTATTGCTAGTGTCACCTACAAGGAAATGCAATGCCAATTTGAGGGTAGTGCTTTTCTTGCGGATGTTAGAGAAACTTCAAGAAAATATGGTTTGTTCACTTTACAAAGACGACTTTTATGTGCAACATTGATGGAAAGAGACATAGATGTGTACGATGAATACAATGGAGTTTATCACATAAAAAATAGGCTATCTCGGAAGAAGGTTTTGGTCATTCTTGATGATGTTGATGAGTTAGAGCAATTAGAATTATTAGTTGGAAAAAAAGATGAAAACTGGTTTGGAGTTGGAAGTAGAATCATAATAACGACTAGGGATGAACATTTGTTGATCCAACATGAAGTAGATCAAATATATAGGGTTGGGGAGTTAAATCATCATGAAGCCCTTCAACTCTTTTGCTTGAAAGCCTTTAAGAAAGATTGTCCACCACAAGATTACATGGAGCTATCCAACAAAGCTGTAAGCTATGCAGGTGGCCTCCCATTAGCGCTTAATGTTTTGGGTTCCTCCTTGTTTGCTAGATCTGTGAAAGAATGGAACAGTGCATTGAAGAGGTTGAAAAAAATTCCCAATGAAAAAATTCTAAGTAAGCTTGAAAtaagttttgatggattggaggaaatacaaaaaaaaatatttcttgaCATCGCATGCTTTTTCAAAGGAAAAATGAAACGTTATGTGATGAAAGTACTGGAAAGTGGTGGATTATACCCAGATATTGGTATAAGGGAGCTTATCGATAAATCTCTCATAACTATTTCAGACAACCGTGTGTGGATGCATGATTTGCTTGAAGAAATGGGTCAAGAAATTGTTCATCGAGAATGTCGAGAAGAGCCTGGACGACGTAGTAGACTATGGCTTTATAAGGATGTCTGTCACATCTTAATGAATGATACG GGAACAAATCTAATTGAAGGTGTAGTCCTGGATTATATGTTTGATCAAGGATACAGATACATGAGTTCTAAAGCCTTCTTGAAGATGAAAGCTCTCAGATTGCTCATACTTCGCAATTTAAAACTCTCCAAAGACATTGAATATCTTTCCAATGAATTAAGGTACTTGGAATGGCGTGGGTATCCTTTCAAATCTTTGCCACAAACTTTTCAACCAGATCAACTTGTTGAGCTCCATTTGTCTTATAGCAGAATTGAACAATTATGGAAGGGAGTAAGA CCTTTAAAGTTGTTGAAGATAATTGATCTTAGTTACTCCAAAAATTTAATCAAGACACCCGACTTTAGAGAGATCCCATACCTTGAAGAGTTGATACTTGAATGTTGTACAGGATTACTTGAAGTACACCATTCTATTGGACTTCTAGAAAGGCTTGTTTTACTGAACATGAAGAATTGCAAAAGCCTTACAGCTCTTCCAAGTAGCCTGTGTAATTTGAAGTCTCTTAAAGTTTTTATATTGAGTGGCTGCTCAAATCTTGAAGAAATTCCAGATAACATAGGGGATATGACATCTGTGGATGTGTTTGAAATAGCAGGAATCGGTTCAACATCATTGCCATTAGCTCAGCCATGGGATTGTCTTTGCCCTTGGTGGCCAATGCCTAAGAAACCTACACCTGCCATGTCCTTTGAGTTGCCTTCTTTAAGAGGCTTTTGCATTCTTAGGAGACTTAATCTAAGTCATTGCGGTCTTACGGATGCAATGATTCCTTATGATCTAAGTTGTTTCCCATTTTTACAACATCTAGATCTAAGCGGAAATGATTTTGTAAGCATGCCTGAAAGCATTAGTCAACTCTCTAAACTCTTAGCTGTTCGTTTTAGCAATTGTAAGAGGATTCGATCATTTCCAAATAATCTTCCTTCGGGTCTCAAACATCTTAGCATGGAGGGTTGCTCTTTCTTGGAAACTTCACTAACTACAAGCATAAGTAGAAATTTTAAACTTGAAAACCTTCACTTCGTTGATTGCAAGAAGCTTCAGTCCTTGCGTGATCTTTCATCAACCGTTTTACAACTTAGTGCGGAATGTCTAACTACACAGGAAAGTATTCCAAATCCATTTGAAGCAAGCACTTCAAGAACTTCATCGTTCGCCCTTATAAAATGGGTAAGGTTGATTGAGATTCAAGGCCAAAATCGTAGGCCACTTGCAAGGCTAATGAGTTACATGCATTTCTTATTGGTGCACAACTCTCTCTCTCTG GGACTCTTTAGTGCAAACACCCTTGTATCATTGTGTTTAGCCTCAAGTGAAGTTCCTGTGTGGTTCAACAATCAAGGCTCGGGGTCTTCATTAGAAGTGCAGCTACCTCCTTATTGGTTGAATTACGGATGGGGAGGATTCTGTTTATCTGGAGTTTTTAGATTCCATCATGATCAGCCTCCTTCAGTGGATACTTGTACTGTTGTGTGTGACTTGCATGCATACAATTTGCCGTCGGAACAAAGTTTGTTTCTAGGTCGCTTTACGATGGAAATCGCTCAAGATTTATGCATCACTTCTGATCAACTTTGGATTAGCTTTGTGCCTCCTAGCTCCATAACTTGTCTAGATCAGTTGGAAGGATGTAATCAACTTAAGGCGTCATTTTTTTCTGACCAGTTAGAGGTCAAGAATTGTGGACTTCGTCTATTATATTATGACGATGAAGACGTTGTTGACATTTTAACGTGTGGATACTTGTACTGTTGTGTGTGA